The following proteins come from a genomic window of Geomonas sp. RF6:
- a CDS encoding tetratricopeptide repeat protein, producing the protein MADATLIDSLFAAVTQSQTSMAQIAKYSLIKAASLLQEGNETEAVAQLKRCLALDPTSLDAYNTLGSTYLKQGKTKEAIEVYKRLISQYPTSADAYNSLGNAYVQAGNQADAEKAYKTAARMDGASTYAPYTLGNMYVQQGRLSEADAQFRKVIAIAPRDAHGYYGLSMVYNKEERYSEAAEQAEKSILLDRKFAEPHFELGAAYLGLGDKDSAYSEADVLKEMDGTLYSDLTEMLRSPKILASLPGTGTLPTFRGPGTLVSSLDPSLMFPNTSKDFSVIFQFDAEMDASSVMDITKWSISKASGGTGGFYNSNVTLHPETQVTLPNYPRRVVYDPDKMQATVFFTVYQNSAVDAEIDPSHLLFKFSGVDSTGKTMDTAHDEFDGFASKTF; encoded by the coding sequence ATGGCCGATGCGACTCTCATCGACAGTCTCTTCGCCGCCGTCACCCAATCCCAGACCAGCATGGCTCAGATCGCGAAGTACTCTCTCATCAAGGCGGCGAGTCTTCTGCAAGAGGGAAACGAAACTGAGGCGGTAGCGCAGTTGAAAAGATGCCTCGCACTTGATCCCACCTCGCTTGACGCCTACAACACCCTCGGAAGTACCTACCTGAAGCAGGGGAAGACGAAGGAAGCCATTGAAGTGTACAAGCGGCTGATAAGCCAGTATCCGACTTCTGCCGATGCCTACAACAGCCTCGGCAACGCATATGTGCAGGCGGGGAATCAGGCGGATGCGGAGAAGGCGTACAAGACAGCGGCGCGAATGGATGGGGCTTCGACCTATGCGCCATATACATTGGGGAACATGTACGTACAGCAAGGTCGCCTTTCCGAGGCGGATGCACAGTTCAGGAAGGTGATTGCAATTGCACCGAGAGATGCGCATGGCTACTACGGTCTGTCGATGGTCTACAACAAAGAGGAGCGTTATTCCGAGGCCGCGGAGCAGGCGGAGAAATCGATCTTGCTGGACAGGAAGTTCGCCGAACCGCACTTCGAGCTCGGAGCGGCATATCTAGGTCTCGGGGACAAGGATAGTGCTTATAGCGAAGCGGATGTGCTGAAGGAGATGGATGGCACCTTGTACTCTGACCTGACCGAGATGCTGAGATCGCCGAAGATCCTCGCGAGTTTGCCAGGGACTGGCACGCTACCAACTTTCCGCGGTCCCGGGACGCTCGTCTCTTCTCTCGATCCATCGCTGATGTTTCCAAACACCTCGAAAGACTTCTCGGTGATCTTCCAGTTTGACGCAGAGATGGACGCATCATCGGTGATGGACATAACGAAGTGGTCCATCAGCAAGGCGTCTGGGGGGACGGGTGGTTTCTACAACAGCAATGTGACCCTGCATCCGGAGACCCAGGTAACGCTTCCGAACTACCCGAGACGCGTGGTGTACGACCCCGACAAGATGCAGGCCACCGTCTTTTTTACCGTATACCAGAATTCGGCGGTCGACGCCGAAATAGATCCGTCCCACCTGCTCTTCAAGTTTTCCGGAGTGGACTCTACTGGCAAGACTATGGACACAGCTCACGATGAGTTCGACGGCTTTGCGTCGAAAACGTTCTAG
- a CDS encoding substrate-binding domain-containing protein, whose amino-acid sequence MSFKKLFVVLTALCALVAGSVVPGGAAQKTVILATTTSTQDSGLLDVLVPMFEKQTGYLVKTISVGSGQAMKMGEKGEADVLLVHSPDAEKKFMADGFGVDRQLVMHNDFVLLGPAADPARVKGSKTSADAFKKIASANALFLSRGDNSGTHAKEKGLWKGAGINPEGQKWYQQTGLGMGETLNVASEKGGYTISDRGTWLALNKKKHLALTILVQGEPKLLNIYHVIEVNPAKWPKVNTAGAKAFGDFMLNKKTQDIIRTFGVKEFGNPLFFPDAGKDPKSLGL is encoded by the coding sequence ATGAGCTTCAAGAAACTTTTTGTCGTTCTCACAGCACTGTGCGCCCTCGTGGCAGGAAGCGTCGTCCCCGGCGGCGCCGCACAGAAAACCGTGATCCTCGCCACCACTACCAGCACCCAGGATTCCGGGCTCCTCGACGTGCTCGTCCCGATGTTCGAGAAGCAGACCGGATACCTGGTAAAGACCATCTCGGTCGGCTCCGGCCAGGCAATGAAGATGGGTGAAAAAGGTGAGGCGGACGTCCTCCTGGTACACTCCCCGGACGCGGAAAAGAAGTTCATGGCAGACGGCTTCGGCGTAGACCGGCAGCTCGTCATGCACAACGACTTCGTCCTCCTCGGACCCGCTGCGGATCCCGCCAGGGTAAAGGGGTCGAAGACCTCCGCGGACGCCTTCAAGAAGATCGCCTCTGCCAACGCCCTCTTCCTCTCCAGGGGTGACAACTCCGGCACCCACGCGAAAGAGAAGGGTCTGTGGAAAGGGGCAGGGATCAACCCGGAAGGGCAGAAGTGGTACCAGCAGACCGGTCTCGGCATGGGGGAGACGCTGAACGTCGCTTCCGAGAAGGGGGGCTACACCATTTCCGACCGCGGCACCTGGCTGGCACTGAACAAAAAGAAGCACCTCGCCCTCACCATCCTGGTGCAGGGTGAGCCGAAGCTCCTCAACATCTATCACGTCATCGAAGTGAATCCCGCGAAGTGGCCGAAGGTGAACACCGCAGGGGCCAAGGCATTTGGCGACTTCATGCTCAACAAGAAGACGCAGGACATCATCCGCACCTTCGGCGTCAAGGAATTCGGCAACCCCCTCTTCTTCCCGGATGCTGGCAAAGATCCGAAGTCTCTCGGTTTGTAG
- a CDS encoding ABC transporter permease encodes MDIIVEGFKQAAQLLWSLDPEVLGIALLSLKVSGFATLISLLIGITVGTVVALTTFPGKKVIVSVVNTGMGLPPVVVGLFVSILLWRNGPLGFLELLYTPTAIVIAQSIIATPIVMGITIGAMQNLPSNLKLQIRALGATRMQMVFMLIKEARLPLMAGVMAGFGGVISEVGASIMVGGNVKGYTRVLTTATVMETGRGNFEIAIALSIILLLFCFLINYFLTLIQQRERPR; translated from the coding sequence ATGGATATCATTGTTGAAGGCTTCAAACAGGCTGCCCAGCTCCTCTGGTCGCTCGACCCGGAGGTGCTGGGCATCGCCCTTTTATCGCTGAAGGTCTCCGGCTTCGCAACGCTCATAAGCCTCCTCATAGGGATCACCGTCGGGACAGTGGTAGCGCTCACCACCTTCCCCGGCAAAAAGGTCATCGTCAGCGTCGTCAACACCGGGATGGGTCTCCCGCCGGTGGTCGTCGGTCTTTTCGTGTCGATCCTCCTCTGGAGAAACGGGCCGCTTGGATTCCTTGAGCTTCTCTACACTCCGACCGCCATCGTCATCGCGCAGTCGATCATCGCCACCCCCATCGTCATGGGGATCACTATCGGCGCCATGCAGAACCTGCCGTCGAACCTCAAGCTGCAGATACGGGCGCTCGGCGCGACGCGCATGCAGATGGTATTCATGCTGATAAAAGAAGCGCGCCTGCCGCTCATGGCAGGGGTCATGGCGGGCTTCGGCGGGGTTATCTCCGAGGTCGGCGCATCGATCATGGTCGGCGGCAACGTGAAGGGGTACACGAGGGTCCTCACCACCGCCACCGTCATGGAAACCGGCAGAGGAAACTTCGAGATAGCCATTGCACTCTCGATTATTCTTTTGCTATTTTGCTTTCTCATAAACTATTTCCTGACTCTGATACAGCAACGCGAAAGGCCGAGATGA